The Streptosporangium album genome segment GCGACGGTGAGTGCCCCAATGTTCCCGGTCGCCCCGGCAACTGCGATCCGCATGATGATCTCTCCTTCTCTCGTTACCGCACGGACAGTATCAAGGACTAAAAAGGTCCACAATGTCTGCGATAGACTCGGAGCTGTGAAGCTGCCTGTGAGCACTGAATGGGTTTTGCACTGCGCCACGACGCTGGCGCAGCTCGATCCGGGAGCCACCGCGTCGACGGCGCAGCTCGCGCAGTACTACGACCTCCCAGCGGCCTATCTCGCCAAGCAGTTGCAGGCGCTCGTCAGAGCCGGCCTGCTGGCCGCAACCACGGGCCCGCGGGGAGGATTCCGGCTCGCGAGGCCCGCCTCCGAGATCACGCTCCTGCAGATCGTCGAGGCCGTCGCCGGCACGTCCTCACCGTATGAGTGCCGCGAGATCCGCCAACAAGGACGGGGAGCGCTGCCCCCCGAGGAGTGCCGACGGACCTGCGTCCTCGCCGAGAAAATGGCCGAAGCGCACGAGGCGTGGCGGCGCAGCCTTGCCGGCGTCACCCTCGCGGACATCCTCGACAGCCTGCCCCCGTCGGCGCCGCCCCGCACCCGACTGCGCCTGGCGGGAACGACGTAGTCCGTGCGCCATTGGTGCTCCTCCGCTGTTGGGAGCATCTCGGTAGCCCACCAGCCCCGCTGGGCCGGTACCAAAACTCACTGACATCGCCTTTACGCCACAAGACCTGGCGCCCAAGCTGACCAACAAGCGGCCCCAGTTCTCAGATGCAAGGCCAGGCGGGGAAGATCGAACCATGGCAGACTTCCCCCACATCTGGATCTGCGCGTACACCGAGGTCGTCCGCGCCGACTGCGTAATCTCCTTCTTCGTCTCCGACGGAAACCCCGACAACCGCGCCGGGGAAAGCAACTACGGCGGCGTGCTGTGGGCTCACGTGGTTGGCCGTCGAAACGCTGTTGACCCGCCCGGCCCTGGGCCTCCGCGAGCGCACGCTGTTTCGGCTGCTGTATGAGAGCGCGGCCCGCACAGAGGAGGCCTTGGCCCTTGACACCGACGACCTTGACCTACGCAACCGGCGCGCGAAGGTGCGGCGCCGCCGACGTCATCGTCTGGCGCACAGCCACCGCCCGGCTGCTCGGGCCGAAGGTGACGCGGGAGTTCATCAACTTCGAGGAGGTCCCGGCGGCCGACCCGGCGGGCCCGACGTTCGCCGCGCTCGCGACGCCCGTCCCGTCCGTGATGGGCGGCGGCACCGACGCCAAGTCCTTCAACCGGATCGGCATCACCAGCTTCGGCTTCGCGCCGCCGCCGCTGCCGCCGGAGCTGGACTGTCTCGGGATGTTCCACGGCGTGGACGAGCGGGTCCCGGTCGAGGGGCTGCGCTTCGGCACCCGCGTCCTCGACCGGTTCCTCGACACCCGCTGAGGCGCCCGCCGGGGCACCCGATCACCACACGTCGACGTCCACGCCGATCGCGATGGTCCGCAGGGCGCTGAGCGCGACCCAGGTGCGCGTGTCGCTGTTCAGCCCGCCGTATTTGTCGGGGTCGCCCGTCCCGGGTAGCAGGTCGAGCACGGCGCTGACGTGGCCGCACTCCGCGGCGTTCCGGGCCACTTGCGCGGACTCGCGGCGCTTCGTCGCCTTGGGGAGTTTCGCGATCCCGGCGTGCTGGGCGGCGAGATCGGTCAGCTGGTCGTCGGTCGGGCCGGTGGGCCTGCCCTCGGCCGTGATGCGTTCGGCCACCGGCAGGTCGTCCTGCACCCAAGCCCGGTTGATGTCGCCCCACAGCCGGAGCAGATCCGGCTGCCCGTAGGCGGTGAGCGCGCGGGCTGCCGTCCAGTCGTCGAACCAGCGCACACCGTAGGCGTGCGGCTTGTCCGGGTCTTCCGGCTCGCTGCGCTCCCCGATCAGCTCGCGCACCAGCTCGGTCTCGCCCCGCCTGAGCAGGTACACCAGCCAGGGCACGCCGTGGTGCCGGTTCCCCGGCGTGCCCACGCCCTCGTCCAGCACGACGCGGGCCTCCTGCTCCCGGCCGCACTCGGTGAGCGCCCAGACCAGCGGCAGGCGGACTTCCCAGTTCGAACGGTGGGCGTCGGCGGCCTCGCGCGCGGAGGCGAACCACCGCTCGGAGCGTTCATGCCACCCCAGGACCGCGCAGGCCCCGGCGACCGCCGCCATGTCCGCCGCGTCGCTCACGTCCGCGAGATCGTTGTCGGCGTAGGGGAGGACGGCGGCGGCTTCGGCGTCGAAACCGGCCGCGCCGAGCGCGAGCGCGATCCGCGCGAGGTGTCCGAGACGTCGCCGATGTTCTGGCATCGCGAGGGCCAGTTCGCGGGCTTCGGCGGCCTCGCCCCGCCGGGCGCAGATCATCGCGAGCTGCTGGAGCGTGTTGACGGTCCACTCGCCGTGGACGAACGAGTCCTGAACGGTCAGGTCGACGAGCGTGCCCCGGACCGCCGTGATCAGATCGGTGACGGTGGCGGTGTCGGGTGGCGGCCACGTCCCCGTCGCCTCTGCCGTGCTGCCACGTCCCCGGAACGGCGCCAGCAGCCGCTCGGTCTCCGGTGAGGCCGCCCCCACTCCCGCGTGGGCGGGGTCGGGGAAGATTTTCTGGTCGCCCCAGCGGAACGGCCAGGCGAAGCGGCGGGCGATGGACCAGCAGAGCCGACCGTCGAGCTCCGCGAGATCGTCGTCCCGGCCGGGCTGCGCGATGACCGTGCCGTCCTCGAACGCCACCGCCCAGGTGTCCTCGTCCAGCGCGAACGTCGGGTTGAGCCGGAGCTGGTCGCCGAGGTCACGGCCGGTGAGGAAGAGCGGGCGACGGGCGGCCGGGGCGTGGTGGAAGGGGTGGTCGGCGATGATCTCGCCGGTCTCGGGGCGCAGGAAGCGCACCGCGTGCGGGCCGATCGCGATCAGCACGTCGTCGGCGGGCCATTCCAGGCCGAAGCCGTGGTCCCACCCGTTGATGGTGCGCCGGATGCCGTCCAGGACGCGCAGCTGTCCGGGGCGTTCCGACCAGATCTCGATCCGCCCCTCGGCGGTGACACAGGCGGCCCGCTCGCCGTCCGGTGACCAGGCCCACGACCGGGCGTCCGCGCCGCGCGGGTTGGAGGTGTCCGCCTGAATGTTCAGGTCGTGGCGGTGCTCGCCGGTCGTCGCGTCGACGATCCCGACGGTCCCGCCCGCCGGGTCCACCACCGCCAGCCGGCCGCCCGGCCCCCAGCACAGGACATCGGCGCCCGGGTAGCCCGGAAGCTCCGCCGTCGTCTCACCCGTCAGCGCGTCGGAGATGATGAGCTTTCCGTCGCGCTGGTAGGCCAGGAGTCGTTCGTCCAGGCTCCACTCGGGCGGAGCCGAATCCCGACTCTTTTCCAGGCCCAGGATCCAGGAGACCTGCCGTTTCTGCACGTCGAGCGAGATCGCCGCGTACTCGCCCTCCGCCTCTCCATAGACACGGGAGCCGTCGCGCGACCAGAACGCCCGGCCGAGGATGAGCTCGGGCTCGTCGCTCCAGGTTTCCCGGGACTCGTCCGGCAACGGTCCGCTGAACTCGATCGGCTCCGTTCCCTCCGGGTTGGAGTCCGGTGGCCCGGCGACCGAGCCCTCGTGCATCGCCACGATGACGTTGCGCAGGTAGTCCGACTCGCCTCCGTAGACGAACGCGCGCCTGCCCTCGGGGGCGAGGGCCATGCCCAACGGCCTGCCGGAGGCGAGGAAGAACGCGTTGGCGATCGGCTCGTGGGCGGTGCCGAACGGGTCCCACACGCCGGTCGCGTTGGTGTTGTACTCCAGCGCGATTCGCGTGCCGTCCGCCGACCACTGGAGGCTGCGCGTGTAGTCCGGGAAGCCG includes the following:
- a CDS encoding RrF2 family transcriptional regulator, encoding MKLPVSTEWVLHCATTLAQLDPGATASTAQLAQYYDLPAAYLAKQLQALVRAGLLAATTGPRGGFRLARPASEITLLQIVEAVAGTSSPYECREIRQQGRGALPPEECRRTCVLAEKMAEAHEAWRRSLAGVTLADILDSLPPSAPPRTRLRLAGTT
- a CDS encoding WD40 repeat domain-containing protein, whose product is MIISGSTIVLAGRFSRLSKDEAKRGLEALGAKVTASVSAKTDLVFAGAKSGVKAGPAAVRGVPIYDEDALVAVLAGREPGTAPPSPPFTGVPDERMGPDEALDTLKNADWSAFSPERDTVPLRDALQALERAHGVTGAHRLATARLRDAGTLLRHSDVHHGELNGHALSPDGRHLAVGSWTGDDYDRGGVLQVFEVATGRCVHAIDGIMGGIGFPDYTRSLQWSADGTRIALEYNTNATGVWDPFGTAHEPIANAFFLASGRPLGMALAPEGRRAFVYGGESDYLRNVIVAMHEGSVAGPPDSNPEGTEPIEFSGPLPDESRETWSDEPELILGRAFWSRDGSRVYGEAEGEYAAISLDVQKRQVSWILGLEKSRDSAPPEWSLDERLLAYQRDGKLIISDALTGETTAELPGYPGADVLCWGPGGRLAVVDPAGGTVGIVDATTGEHRHDLNIQADTSNPRGADARSWAWSPDGERAACVTAEGRIEIWSERPGQLRVLDGIRRTINGWDHGFGLEWPADDVLIAIGPHAVRFLRPETGEIIADHPFHHAPAARRPLFLTGRDLGDQLRLNPTFALDEDTWAVAFEDGTVIAQPGRDDDLAELDGRLCWSIARRFAWPFRWGDQKIFPDPAHAGVGAASPETERLLAPFRGRGSTAEATGTWPPPDTATVTDLITAVRGTLVDLTVQDSFVHGEWTVNTLQQLAMICARRGEAAEARELALAMPEHRRRLGHLARIALALGAAGFDAEAAAVLPYADNDLADVSDAADMAAVAGACAVLGWHERSERWFASAREAADAHRSNWEVRLPLVWALTECGREQEARVVLDEGVGTPGNRHHGVPWLVYLLRRGETELVRELIGERSEPEDPDKPHAYGVRWFDDWTAARALTAYGQPDLLRLWGDINRAWVQDDLPVAERITAEGRPTGPTDDQLTDLAAQHAGIAKLPKATKRRESAQVARNAAECGHVSAVLDLLPGTGDPDKYGGLNSDTRTWVALSALRTIAIGVDVDVW